CCATGGCCGAACTGCTGCGGCTCGCGAAGATCCACGATGCCTGGGCGATGCCCGGATACACCCACCTCCAGCGGGCGCAGCCGGTCTACCTCGGCCACCACCTGCTCGCCTACTTCTGGATGCTGTCGCGGGACTTCGACCGGTTCGCCGCCGCGCGGAAGTCGGCCGCAGTGATGCCCCTCGGCTCCGGGGCCCTGGCCGGTGTCAACTGGAAAATCGACCGGCGGGCGGTCGCGGCGGACCTCGGCTTCGACGACATCACGCCGAACTCGCTCGACGGCACTTCCAACCGCGACTTCGTGCTCGACTTCCTGTCGGCTTCATCGATCTGTGCGACCCACCTGTCCCGGCTCGGTTCGGAGCTGGTGATCTGGTCGAGCACCGAGTTCGCCTTCTGCCAGATCGCCGAGCCCTTCACTTCGGGTTCGAGCATCATGCCGCAGAAGCAGAACCCCGATTCAGCCGAACTGCTGCGGGCCAAGGCGCCCCGGGTCATCGGCGACTTCACGACGCTGCTCGGCGTCATGCACGCGCTGCCGCTCACCTACGGCAAGGACATGCAGGAGGACAAGGAGCCGTTCTACGACGCGGTCGAGACGATCGAGGCCAGCCTCGACATGACTGCCGGCATCCTCGAAGGCATCGAATTCGACCGCGACCGTCTGTTCAGTGCCTCGGGGGACGAGATGCTGGCCGCGACCGAGGTGGCTGACCTGCTGGTGCGGCGAGGAGTGCCCTTCCGCGAGGCCCACGGCATCGTCGGAGACCTGGTGCGGCTTTGTGTCGCCGACGGCCGCAACCTTTCCGACCTCAGCCTGGAGGAACTGGCTGAACGGTCGGACCAGCTCGACGACGAGTACTACGAGGTGCTGAAGCAGGGCAGCTGGCTCGAGTCCAAGCTCAGCGAAGGCGGAACGTCAAGCGAAAGCCTGGCGATCCAGATCGCACTCGCCGAGCAGCGCATCAACTCCTTTTAGCCCGGAGAGGCGCCGCCCGTGCTGGGCGCTGCTCCACCGGTGCTGGGTGCCGGGGTCGGTGCGGGGGCAGGCGCCGGGGCGGTGGGCGCGGGTGCCGTAGGAGCCGGCGCCGTGGGCTCGGTGGGTGCCGGAGCCGTGGTCGTCGGGGCGACTCCGGTCGAAGGCGCTGTATACGGCGCGACGGTGGTGGAGTCGGTCGGTACGTCCTCGCCGGCCGCCTTGGCCGCGGCTTCGGCTTCACGCCCGGCGGCCCGGGTCGCTTCGAGGGCATTCCAGGCTTCGACGACACGGGCCCAGATCAGGGCCGGGAAGGTACCGCCGTCAACGGGCTGGCCGCCGTATTCGGTGGTCATTTGCTGGTAGCTGTCGGCATAACCGACCCAGACGCAGGCGGTGATCAACTGGGTCGCTCCACAGAACCAGGCGTTGGTGTTGTCGGTGGTGGTACCGGTCTTGCCCCACTGGTAAGGGTCGCCGATGTTGGCGTTCTTACCGGTGCCTTCCGTAACCACGGTGTGCAGGATGCCCTTGGCCGTGGTGATTACGTCCGGATCGAATTCACCAGTGCTGATGACTTCGTTGTCGCCGCCCTTGATCGTCTTCCCATCTTCGTCGGTGACCTTGGTGTAGGCGACGGGCGAGTCGCCGGGGTCGGGGGCGAGTGAACCGCTGACGCGGCGGCCGTCATTGGCCAGCGTGCTGAAGGCATAAGTCCATTGGAGCGGGGTCACTTCGGAAGTACCGAGCACCATCGCGGGGTTGCGCCCGACGTGGTCGGAGACTCCGGCCTTGTGGATTGTCTCGGCGACCGCGTACGGACCACGCTTGATCCCTTCGAGACCCACTTGGGCGTAGACCGAGTTGTCGGAAAGGGTCGTCGCGTCGGCCAGGGTGATCGAACCGTTGTAGAAGCCGCCGTAGTTCTCGACGTGGAATGGATTCCTCGCCTTGCCGAATACGAAGTCCTGGGGAGCTGATTCCCAAACGGAGTCAGGCGAGATGCCCTGTTCGAGGGCGGTGGTCAGCACAAACGGTTTGACGGTCGAGCCCGGCTGGCGATAACCCTGCGTGGCCAGGTTGAACGGCGCCGAGTCGAAGTCGGATCCGGAGACCATGGCGTCCACGGTTGCGTCCTTGTTGTTGATGATGACCACCGATGCGTCGGGTCCGATGCCGCCGATCGTGCTGGTCACGGCGTTCTCAGTCGCGGCCTGGGCCCCGAGGTCAAGTGTGCCCTTGACCTTGAGGCCGCCGAAGAAAGCGCGGCCGGCGCCGTAGCGGTCGACCAGTTGCTGGCGGATCCACTCGGTGTAGTACGGGGCCTTGGAATCGATCGACGGCGGCTCGATGTCCTTCGAGGCCGGCAGCGCTTCGGCCTTGCCTTCGTCGAGCTGCTCCTGCGTGATGAAGTCCTGTTCGAACATCTTCTGGAGCACCGTGTCTCGCCTGATCAGGGAGGCATCGGGGTTGTTGGCCGGGTCGTATCCGTAAGGGTTCTGGATGATGCCGGCGAGCAGGGCGGACTCGGCCGGGGTCAGCACCTCGGCGCAGGGGGCCTCGTCGGTGCCGCAGCCCGGGTGGGCCGTGCCGAAGTAGGTCCGCGCCGCGGCCTCGACGCCGTAGGCACCGGAGCCGAAGTAGACCGTGTTCAGGTATTCGGTGAGGATTTTGTCCTTGGTCCACTCCTGCTCGATGTGGTAGGCGAGGGCGATCTCGCGCATTTTCTGGAGCGGTGAGCGGTCGTTCTGCGCCTCCAGCGCCTGCTTGATCAACTGCTGGGTGATCGTCGAGGCGCCCTGCTTGGCGCTGCGGGCGATGATGTCCTGCAACAGGGCGCGGCCGAGGCCCTGATAGTCGACGCCGCGGTGCTCGTAGAAACGGGCGTCCTCGACC
Above is a window of Thermoleophilia bacterium DNA encoding:
- a CDS encoding transglycosylase domain-containing protein gives rise to the protein MATGTTKHPPGSEPRKNGHATDAPTNAEGNGESVLRPPGEKSTIKAPSRKDKARRLFGRNGSKNDSKTKAPAAEGNTLVIPPAPAGNGLGNGSGSGNGDPPLTIPSVPQPADKPPKPKVKKLRILFIVLGLGALGLCSAFFGMFMAVSQDLPAIEKYAQYKESKNSIVTDSQGEFISTLSSNENRILILPEQISPNMKNAVVAVEDARFYEHRGVDYQGLGRALLQDIIARSAKQGASTITQQLIKQALEAQNDRSPLQKMREIALAYHIEQEWTKDKILTEYLNTVYFGSGAYGVEAAARTYFGTAHPGCGTDEAPCAEVLTPAESALLAGIIQNPYGYDPANNPDASLIRRDTVLQKMFEQDFITQEQLDEGKAEALPASKDIEPPSIDSKAPYYTEWIRQQLVDRYGAGRAFFGGLKVKGTLDLGAQAATENAVTSTIGGIGPDASVVIINNKDATVDAMVSGSDFDSAPFNLATQGYRQPGSTVKPFVLTTALEQGISPDSVWESAPQDFVFGKARNPFHVENYGGFYNGSITLADATTLSDNSVYAQVGLEGIKRGPYAVAETIHKAGVSDHVGRNPAMVLGTSEVTPLQWTYAFSTLANDGRRVSGSLAPDPGDSPVAYTKVTDEDGKTIKGGDNEVISTGEFDPDVITTAKGILHTVVTEGTGKNANIGDPYQWGKTGTTTDNTNAWFCGATQLITACVWVGYADSYQQMTTEYGGQPVDGGTFPALIWARVVEAWNALEATRAAGREAEAAAKAAGEDVPTDSTTVAPYTAPSTGVAPTTTAPAPTEPTAPAPTAPAPTAPAPAPAPTPAPSTGGAAPSTGGASPG
- the argH gene encoding argininosuccinate lyase; the protein is MSRFREDPDPRFWRLNRSIDFDRYLAPYDIVQSRAHARALNRIGVIEDDEIGRLDAALAEVGLELDENRFEFTPGDEDIHMAIERRLGDLVGPLAGKLHTGRSRNDQVATDIAMAVMNHAERAGNLIAAAMAELLRLAKIHDAWAMPGYTHLQRAQPVYLGHHLLAYFWMLSRDFDRFAAARKSAAVMPLGSGALAGVNWKIDRRAVAADLGFDDITPNSLDGTSNRDFVLDFLSASSICATHLSRLGSELVIWSSTEFAFCQIAEPFTSGSSIMPQKQNPDSAELLRAKAPRVIGDFTTLLGVMHALPLTYGKDMQEDKEPFYDAVETIEASLDMTAGILEGIEFDRDRLFSASGDEMLAATEVADLLVRRGVPFREAHGIVGDLVRLCVADGRNLSDLSLEELAERSDQLDDEYYEVLKQGSWLESKLSEGGTSSESLAIQIALAEQRINSF